One window of Nicotiana tomentosiformis chromosome 11, ASM39032v3, whole genome shotgun sequence genomic DNA carries:
- the LOC104115935 gene encoding uncharacterized protein isoform X2, producing MSFARRRKAMGKAFDRGKMWTETHKRKDGSYVTDEARVIGERIEEIRSQRTESLDEPSPNDALCIVFGPEHPGRVRGLGMGVAPTVAFKQTSARYRRGYVGSSSTTAPTPQ from the exons ATGAGTTTTGCTAGAAGAAGG AAGGCAATGGGAAAAGCTTTTGATCGAGGGAAAATGTGGACTGAGACTCATAAAAGGAAAGATGGAAGTTATGTAACTGATGAGGCTAGGGTGATTGGG gaaagaattgaagaaattcGAAGTCAAAGAACAGAAAGTCTTGATGAACCTTCACCAAATGATGCACTTTGCATAGTATTCGGTCCCGAGCACCCCGGCCGTGTTCGAGGTTTAGGCATGGGTGTAGCTCCAACTGTAGCATTCAAACAGACATCAGCGAGATACCGTCGTGGTTATGTGGGTTCATCTAGCACTACCGCTCCAACTCCACAGTGA
- the LOC104115935 gene encoding uncharacterized protein isoform X1 codes for MSFARRRVVMKAMGKAFDRGKMWTETHKRKDGSYVTDEARVIGERIEEIRSQRTESLDEPSPNDALCIVFGPEHPGRVRGLGMGVAPTVAFKQTSARYRRGYVGSSSTTAPTPQ; via the exons ATGAGTTTTGCTAGAAGAAGGGTTGTGATG AAGGCAATGGGAAAAGCTTTTGATCGAGGGAAAATGTGGACTGAGACTCATAAAAGGAAAGATGGAAGTTATGTAACTGATGAGGCTAGGGTGATTGGG gaaagaattgaagaaattcGAAGTCAAAGAACAGAAAGTCTTGATGAACCTTCACCAAATGATGCACTTTGCATAGTATTCGGTCCCGAGCACCCCGGCCGTGTTCGAGGTTTAGGCATGGGTGTAGCTCCAACTGTAGCATTCAAACAGACATCAGCGAGATACCGTCGTGGTTATGTGGGTTCATCTAGCACTACCGCTCCAACTCCACAGTGA